A region from the Treponema pallidum subsp. pallidum str. Nichols genome encodes:
- a CDS encoding exonuclease SbcCD subunit D, with amino-acid sequence MKILHTADLHLGKTLHEVSLFASQKKMLGDLCTLLAQDNYAALIIAGDIYDRCVPSAESVSLFSSFLQNIKRSMPRLPIYLIPGNHDSAQRLSFAQELLKQQGVFIAQDPEESTRPHLLCHEGETVQLFLLPFLHAGAFSYLDEENTTCLIHTQSELLQEASRRLQRAVSLDTPSILVAHLFTQKGISCESERPFVGNAVYADPHWFDFFTYVALGHLHKCQKITERMYYSGSPLPYSFDEANTQKVALSVEIHCNTKGFPIHVTPLPLEPLIPLRTIRDSFHALYTGDRYLLYQRDFLEITLTDPALVHNPIGLLKPRYPGLLSIKQENAFAFDIPPPYSSNEGIAPCTHHSLRTHFDVFMHEVSPTPDDREKGALFQELFDEMQQEFSS; translated from the coding sequence ATGAAGATCCTGCACACAGCGGACCTACATCTAGGCAAAACACTCCATGAAGTATCGCTTTTTGCGTCACAGAAAAAAATGCTCGGCGATCTGTGCACCCTCCTTGCGCAGGACAACTACGCCGCGCTCATCATCGCAGGCGACATCTATGACCGCTGTGTACCCTCTGCAGAGAGTGTCAGTCTTTTTAGTTCTTTTTTGCAAAATATCAAACGGTCCATGCCACGGCTCCCGATATATCTCATCCCCGGCAACCATGATTCTGCGCAACGTCTCTCCTTTGCCCAGGAGCTACTTAAGCAGCAGGGAGTATTCATTGCGCAGGATCCTGAAGAGAGCACCCGTCCCCATCTCCTCTGTCACGAGGGGGAAACAGTGCAGTTATTTTTACTTCCCTTTCTCCACGCAGGTGCCTTTTCCTATCTTGATGAGGAAAACACCACTTGTCTCATTCACACCCAATCCGAACTCCTTCAAGAAGCCTCGCGTCGCTTGCAGCGTGCAGTATCGTTGGACACCCCTTCTATCCTTGTCGCACACCTATTTACCCAAAAAGGTATTAGCTGCGAAAGTGAACGCCCGTTTGTTGGCAATGCCGTTTACGCTGACCCACACTGGTTTGACTTTTTCACCTATGTTGCACTTGGTCATTTACACAAATGTCAAAAAATCACCGAACGCATGTACTATTCCGGATCTCCTTTGCCCTATTCGTTTGACGAAGCAAATACCCAAAAGGTTGCGCTTTCTGTAGAGATTCACTGCAACACAAAGGGATTCCCCATCCATGTGACTCCCCTTCCACTTGAGCCACTTATCCCTCTTCGCACCATACGCGACTCATTCCACGCACTATATACCGGTGATCGCTATCTCCTTTATCAACGTGATTTTTTAGAAATCACCCTGACCGACCCGGCGCTCGTGCACAATCCTATTGGCCTTTTGAAGCCGCGCTATCCAGGATTGCTCAGTATCAAGCAGGAAAATGCGTTCGCCTTTGATATACCCCCCCCCTACTCCTCTAACGAGGGGATAGCGCCCTGCACACACCACTCATTGCGCACACACTTTGATGTATTTATGCACGAAGTAAGCCCCACTCCTGATGACAGAGAAAAGGGCGCTCTCTTTCAGGAACTTTTTGACGAAATGCAACAGGAATTCTCATCGTGA